From one Streptomyces sp. R41 genomic stretch:
- a CDS encoding IS200/IS605 family accessory protein TnpB-related protein has translation MAELRPIDPPFVALGPSGVAIRDRFKGLTAEDDKVLCLVGLHLGSLASKDLAARCRDGLEHSTDTWAARKRELTSQSSSRWAGAITKATHDQWALARRCQLAHIQNLEAGIKTIRHRLSLPIGEKGSKKAPGGYRSKQEWFAKARRLQVLEDRLERERTDREAGRVRVVRGGKRLARARHNLGAAQLTETGWRQRWEAERWFIQADGESGKRCGNETIRVTPDGEVSIKLPAPLAHLANAKHGRYVFAARVRFPHRGQEWANRIEANRAVAYRIHYDVARGRWYLTASWQYQPTKTIPIEAALAEGVIGVDTNADHIAAWRLDIHGNPIGQPRRFFYDLSGTAEHRDAQVRHTLTRLLNWAKTCGVRTVAIEDLDFGAEKTREKHGRKKRFRQLISGMPTGKLRARLTSMADAAGIAIIAVDPAYTSKWGAQHWQNPLTSSKRKTTRHDAASIAIGRRAQGHPIRRRTVPPPHDQSDRVGHRTVQADRRAHGCEELRPRIPGPRTRCAGTGCGANTGDQCAQHRSGHAAEHVQLMLSL, from the coding sequence GTGGCTGAGCTCCGCCCGATCGATCCGCCGTTCGTTGCTCTCGGCCCGTCCGGGGTGGCGATCCGCGACCGCTTCAAGGGCCTCACGGCCGAGGATGACAAGGTGTTGTGCCTGGTCGGGCTACATCTGGGTTCGCTCGCGTCGAAGGACCTCGCGGCCCGCTGTCGCGATGGGCTGGAGCATTCCACGGACACGTGGGCGGCGCGGAAGCGGGAGCTGACCTCGCAATCGTCGTCGCGGTGGGCGGGGGCGATCACCAAAGCCACGCATGATCAGTGGGCGCTCGCTCGCCGCTGTCAGCTCGCGCACATCCAGAACCTTGAAGCCGGCATCAAGACCATCCGGCATCGGCTGTCCCTGCCGATCGGGGAGAAGGGCAGCAAGAAGGCTCCGGGCGGATACCGCAGTAAGCAGGAGTGGTTCGCCAAGGCCCGGCGTTTGCAGGTGCTTGAGGACCGGCTGGAACGCGAGCGGACCGACCGCGAGGCTGGACGAGTTCGCGTCGTGCGCGGAGGCAAGCGTCTGGCCCGTGCCCGGCACAACCTGGGGGCCGCGCAGCTCACCGAGACCGGATGGCGGCAGCGGTGGGAGGCCGAGCGCTGGTTCATCCAGGCGGATGGCGAGTCCGGGAAGCGGTGCGGGAACGAGACGATCCGCGTCACCCCGGACGGCGAGGTGAGTATCAAGCTCCCGGCCCCGCTGGCTCATCTAGCGAACGCAAAGCATGGCCGGTACGTCTTCGCTGCAAGGGTGCGGTTCCCGCACCGGGGGCAGGAATGGGCCAACCGGATCGAAGCGAACCGGGCTGTGGCCTACCGCATCCACTACGACGTGGCGCGCGGGCGCTGGTACCTGACCGCCTCCTGGCAGTATCAGCCAACCAAGACCATCCCCATCGAGGCCGCGCTCGCCGAAGGCGTGATCGGCGTCGACACCAACGCTGACCACATCGCCGCATGGCGCCTCGATATCCACGGCAACCCGATCGGCCAGCCGCGCCGCTTCTTCTACGACCTGTCCGGCACCGCGGAACATCGCGACGCGCAGGTCCGGCACACCCTCACCCGGCTGCTGAACTGGGCCAAGACCTGCGGCGTGCGCACTGTCGCGATTGAGGACCTGGACTTCGGTGCGGAAAAGACGCGCGAGAAGCATGGCCGCAAGAAGCGGTTCCGCCAGCTCATCTCGGGCATGCCCACGGGTAAACTGCGCGCCCGGCTGACGTCTATGGCCGACGCCGCCGGTATCGCGATCATCGCTGTGGACCCGGCCTACACCTCCAAGTGGGGCGCCCAGCACTGGCAGAACCCGCTCACCAGCAGCAAACGCAAGACCACCCGTCACGATGCGGCGAGCATCGCGATTGGACGACGCGCCCAAGGGCACCCGATCCGGCGTCGGACGGTACCGCCCCCACACGACCAGAGCGATCGTGTGGGGCATCGGACCGTCCAGGCCGACCGGCGTGCTCATGGGTGCGAGGAACTCCGCCCCCGCATTCCCGGACCACGCACACGATGCGCTGGGACCGGATGCGGAGCGAATACGGGGGACCAGTGTGCCCAACACCGTTCGGGGCACGCGGCTGAACATGTGCAACTCATGCTCAGTCTTTAG
- a CDS encoding XRE family transcriptional regulator, whose product MATPNSALRAVRMGMLLSQDDFARAVREAGARAGVPNDANKRLVQRWEAGTTTSPRPVYARALEDVTGLPIESLGFTVTVPLARVSDDGHGGHDMEAGANGVGPAVNAPQGVPQTSSRNYSGVWLSRYEYFSSGRDSAFTGLHYAVILQHGNRLTVRSLPGSSDSPLTMDLEIEGHVATGTWTEQTASEGYYRGARYHGAIQLLVEPTGRRMTGKWVGFGKEFDVNTGPWELVFQDASTNKATLAAYDRRPEA is encoded by the coding sequence ATGGCCACACCGAACAGCGCCCTGCGAGCAGTACGTATGGGCATGCTCCTGTCCCAAGACGACTTCGCCCGCGCGGTCCGTGAGGCCGGCGCCCGCGCAGGTGTCCCCAACGATGCGAACAAGAGACTGGTGCAGCGCTGGGAAGCCGGCACCACTACCTCACCCCGACCGGTCTACGCCCGCGCCCTTGAGGACGTCACCGGCCTGCCCATCGAATCGCTCGGCTTCACCGTCACCGTCCCCCTGGCGCGCGTCTCTGACGACGGCCACGGCGGGCACGACATGGAAGCAGGAGCCAACGGCGTTGGCCCCGCGGTGAACGCGCCGCAGGGAGTGCCGCAGACCTCGTCACGCAACTACTCGGGGGTGTGGTTGTCGCGGTACGAGTACTTCTCCAGCGGCCGTGACTCCGCTTTCACGGGTCTGCACTACGCGGTGATCCTGCAGCACGGCAACCGGCTCACGGTGCGCTCCCTGCCCGGCTCGTCGGACTCGCCGCTGACGATGGATCTGGAGATAGAGGGTCACGTCGCTACCGGCACGTGGACGGAGCAGACGGCATCCGAGGGTTACTACCGCGGAGCCCGCTACCACGGCGCGATTCAGCTGCTCGTCGAGCCGACCGGCCGCCGTATGACGGGCAAGTGGGTCGGGTTCGGCAAGGAGTTCGATGTGAACACCGGCCCGTGGGAGCTTGTCTTTCAGGACGCGTCGACGAACAAGGCGACGCTCGCCGCCTACGACCGACGCCCCGAAGCCTGA
- a CDS encoding transposase, with protein sequence MAGIVERLVPDELWELFQRVVPEAPSRPQGGGRRRHGDREVLAAIVFVATSGCTWQQLPTASFGPSGATAHRRFTEWTKARVWARLHRLVLDELGSRGELDWSRCAIDSVNMRALKRGI encoded by the coding sequence ATGGCGGGGATCGTTGAGCGGCTGGTGCCGGACGAGTTGTGGGAGCTGTTCCAGCGGGTGGTGCCGGAGGCGCCGTCGCGGCCTCAGGGTGGTGGTCGGCGCCGGCACGGCGACCGCGAAGTGTTGGCCGCAATCGTGTTCGTGGCGACCTCGGGATGCACGTGGCAGCAGCTGCCGACCGCGTCGTTCGGGCCGTCCGGCGCGACGGCTCACCGACGATTCACCGAGTGGACGAAGGCCCGAGTCTGGGCCAGACTCCACCGCCTGGTCCTCGACGAACTCGGGTCCCGCGGTGAGTTGGACTGGTCCCGGTGCGCGATCGACTCGGTCAACATGCGGGCCTTGAAAAGGGGGATCTGA
- a CDS encoding phosphatase PAP2 family protein → MLWAMAGVAALGFLITLEIAARRYGLPGPITNQVREVIFAPHSGPLLYAGMALMMVVLTWRQRFIAAGVAIGIDVAFWLVRWAVDARMNFGNGALWVILGYAVIAVTRRTGRERVLLLKGVGLGLLLVAGHKTGDTWLLITSKTRPAVLDQYVATADHALGNPSWLAGRIVEAIGPIGSHVLAGVYGQLPLAAAIFALYQLRNVAVERRFPGHHLVRTFLVIGLLGPGIYMLFPVVGPVFAYGADGGHWAVANLWPDMPPPIYTPHQIPFDQITPRNCMPSLHTAWATSLFIHSRKGPRLLRFAGAFWLIATLSATLGFGYHYGADLVAGVVFALTIEAAMRSLDRGWDRPGIQLVAYGATVFAALLVSYRYLPMEMAKHPWVFGPLLILAMTSVVHGYVRTTKLWDPNAAPAQQPEPQPELV, encoded by the coding sequence ATGCTGTGGGCCATGGCCGGTGTGGCGGCTCTCGGATTCCTCATCACGCTGGAGATCGCCGCGCGCCGCTACGGCCTGCCGGGGCCGATCACCAACCAGGTGCGAGAGGTGATATTCGCCCCCCATTCGGGGCCGCTGTTGTACGCCGGTATGGCGTTGATGATGGTGGTGCTCACCTGGCGGCAACGGTTCATCGCGGCTGGTGTCGCGATCGGCATCGACGTCGCCTTCTGGCTGGTGCGGTGGGCGGTCGACGCCAGGATGAACTTCGGCAACGGCGCGTTGTGGGTGATTTTGGGCTATGCGGTCATCGCTGTCACGCGCCGCACCGGCCGGGAACGTGTCCTGCTGCTGAAGGGTGTCGGGCTGGGCCTGCTGCTGGTGGCCGGCCACAAGACTGGCGATACCTGGCTGCTCATCACGTCGAAGACCCGCCCGGCGGTGCTCGACCAGTACGTGGCAACCGCCGATCACGCGCTGGGCAACCCGTCGTGGCTGGCAGGGCGGATTGTCGAGGCCATCGGCCCGATCGGTTCCCATGTTCTCGCCGGTGTCTATGGTCAGCTCCCGCTGGCAGCGGCGATCTTCGCGCTGTACCAGCTGCGTAACGTGGCGGTCGAGCGTCGCTTCCCGGGCCACCATCTGGTGCGCACCTTTCTGGTCATCGGCCTGCTCGGGCCCGGCATCTACATGCTCTTCCCGGTGGTCGGACCGGTCTTCGCCTACGGCGCCGACGGCGGCCACTGGGCGGTGGCCAACCTGTGGCCGGACATGCCGCCGCCGATCTACACCCCGCACCAGATCCCGTTCGACCAGATCACCCCACGCAACTGCATGCCCAGCCTGCACACGGCGTGGGCCACCTCGCTCTTCATTCATTCCCGCAAGGGTCCACGGCTTCTGCGATTCGCAGGCGCGTTCTGGCTCATTGCCACGCTGAGCGCGACGCTCGGATTCGGCTACCACTACGGCGCGGATCTCGTTGCCGGTGTGGTGTTTGCTCTCACGATCGAGGCGGCGATGCGCTCGCTCGACCGTGGCTGGGACCGGCCAGGAATCCAGCTGGTCGCCTACGGTGCGACGGTCTTCGCCGCGCTCTTGGTGTCATATCGCTATCTGCCGATGGAGATGGCCAAACACCCGTGGGTGTTTGGACCACTTCTCATTCTGGCGATGACCTCAGTGGTCCACGGCTACGTGCGGACCACCAAGCTGTGGGATCCGAATGCGGCACCAGCGCAGCAACCGGAACCGCAGCCCGAGCTGGTTTGA
- a CDS encoding RNA-guided endonuclease InsQ/TnpB family protein codes for MKIVAQVKLRPRSAYDADTLAATLRACNRGANWVSTVAFNKGLKRRNELQDEVYYDLKATFDLSAQPAVRVVKKVVDAYATMAGNIKAGHLTGKARRKAESKPIVFREDAAQPFDDRCLTWNLDEKTVSIWTVAGRIKGVPFVCSPEALKMLQYRKGESDLMLRDGTLYLVATIDLPEPAAYEPDGFLGVDLGIVNIATTSDGKIMSGRKVNRYRRRMNRLRQKLQAKGTKSAKRRLKGIRRREARFAADTNHHIAKTIVKTAERTSHGVALEELKGIRQRVTAKKEQRYRLHSWAFAQLGAFVEYKARRAGVPVVFVDPRNTSRQCSECWHTHRTNRVSQAWFACRSCGVVMHADRNGSRNIAHRGEAVWQRGAVNRPNTVKV; via the coding sequence GTGAAGATTGTTGCGCAGGTGAAATTGCGGCCCCGGTCGGCTTATGACGCCGACACGCTGGCCGCGACCCTGCGTGCCTGCAACCGAGGTGCCAACTGGGTCTCCACGGTGGCGTTCAACAAGGGCCTCAAGCGCCGCAACGAGTTGCAGGACGAGGTGTACTACGACCTCAAAGCCACCTTCGATCTGTCGGCGCAACCGGCGGTGCGAGTGGTGAAGAAGGTCGTGGACGCCTACGCGACGATGGCCGGGAACATCAAGGCCGGCCACCTGACCGGCAAGGCCAGGCGCAAAGCGGAGTCCAAGCCGATCGTCTTCCGCGAGGACGCGGCCCAGCCGTTCGACGACCGGTGCCTTACCTGGAACCTGGACGAGAAGACCGTCTCCATCTGGACCGTCGCGGGCCGGATCAAGGGCGTGCCGTTCGTGTGCTCGCCCGAGGCACTGAAGATGCTCCAGTACCGCAAGGGCGAGTCCGACCTGATGCTGCGTGACGGGACGCTCTATCTCGTCGCCACCATCGACCTGCCCGAACCCGCAGCGTATGAGCCTGACGGCTTCCTCGGCGTGGACCTCGGCATCGTCAACATCGCCACCACGTCGGACGGAAAGATCATGTCCGGGCGGAAGGTGAACCGCTACCGGCGGCGCATGAACCGCCTGCGCCAGAAGTTGCAGGCCAAGGGCACCAAAAGCGCCAAGCGCAGGCTGAAAGGCATCCGCCGCCGCGAGGCCCGGTTCGCCGCCGACACCAACCACCACATCGCCAAGACAATCGTCAAGACCGCTGAACGCACCTCGCACGGGGTCGCCCTGGAAGAGCTGAAGGGCATCCGGCAGAGGGTCACGGCCAAGAAGGAACAGCGGTACCGGCTGCACTCGTGGGCCTTCGCCCAGCTCGGCGCGTTCGTCGAGTACAAAGCACGGCGGGCAGGTGTGCCCGTGGTCTTCGTCGACCCGCGCAACACCTCCCGCCAGTGCTCCGAGTGCTGGCACACCCACCGCACCAACCGGGTGTCCCAGGCCTGGTTCGCGTGCCGCTCCTGCGGAGTGGTGATGCACGCGGACCGCAACGGCTCCCGCAACATCGCCCACCGTGGCGAGGCTGTGTGGCAGCGGGGCGCAGTCAACCGCCCCAACACCGTCAAGGTGTAG
- a CDS encoding ASCH domain-containing protein — protein MKETAARVHELNLYRRYFDLVAAGRKTIEVRVRYPHLKDLTASDVIRFRIKGTEETCEVLVRRVTAYDDFEALLDGEGPVNVNPTASRNEQLANIRSIYGPEKEALGALAIDIELIAS, from the coding sequence ATGAAGGAAACCGCCGCTCGCGTCCACGAGCTGAACCTGTACCGCCGGTACTTCGACCTCGTCGCAGCCGGCCGCAAGACGATCGAGGTGCGGGTGCGGTACCCACACCTCAAGGACCTCACCGCCAGCGACGTGATCCGCTTCCGAATCAAGGGCACCGAAGAGACGTGCGAAGTACTCGTGCGGCGGGTCACCGCGTATGACGACTTCGAGGCGCTGCTCGACGGCGAGGGACCAGTGAACGTCAACCCGACCGCGAGCCGCAACGAACAGCTCGCGAACATTCGAAGTATCTATGGCCCTGAAAAGGAAGCGCTCGGCGCTCTCGCGATCGATATCGAGCTCATCGCATCGTGA
- a CDS encoding IS5 family transposase — MTDAEWAVVRDALPVPAWLEGRGGQPEGYCHRQMLDAVFYVTDNGVKWRSVPADFPAWDRVYAFFRRWRENGLVKELHDRLRGKVREAEGRQTEPSAAIIDSQSVKGAASVPAASRGFDGGKKINGRRRHVITDCLGLLLMVLVTAADVTDRQAARVMLPRLRTRFRKISLVWADGGYTGVLVDWAKEKLQLTLQIVKRSDDMKGFVVLPRRWVVERTLGWLLRTRRLARDYETLPASSEAFIHFSASMLMARRLARTTAHGQTIRMPRQEQTTLAA; from the coding sequence ATGACCGACGCGGAGTGGGCGGTGGTGCGTGACGCGCTGCCGGTGCCGGCGTGGCTGGAGGGTAGGGGCGGCCAGCCGGAGGGCTACTGTCACCGGCAGATGCTGGATGCGGTCTTCTACGTCACCGACAACGGCGTGAAGTGGCGCTCGGTTCCTGCGGATTTCCCCGCTTGGGACCGCGTGTATGCCTTCTTCCGCAGGTGGAGGGAGAACGGCCTGGTAAAGGAGTTGCACGACCGGCTGCGCGGGAAGGTCCGTGAGGCCGAGGGCCGTCAGACGGAGCCGAGTGCGGCGATCATCGACTCGCAGTCGGTGAAGGGCGCCGCCTCGGTGCCGGCTGCTTCACGCGGCTTCGACGGCGGGAAGAAGATCAACGGCAGGCGCCGGCACGTCATCACGGACTGCCTCGGCCTGCTGTTGATGGTGCTGGTGACCGCCGCGGACGTCACCGACCGGCAGGCCGCCCGCGTCATGCTGCCCCGGCTGCGGACGCGGTTCAGGAAGATCAGCCTGGTGTGGGCCGACGGCGGCTACACGGGCGTCCTGGTCGACTGGGCGAAGGAGAAACTCCAGCTCACCCTGCAGATCGTCAAGCGGAGCGACGACATGAAGGGATTCGTGGTACTGCCGAGACGGTGGGTGGTGGAACGAACTTTGGGGTGGCTGTTGCGCACGAGGCGTCTGGCCCGGGACTACGAGACGCTACCCGCCAGCAGCGAGGCGTTCATCCACTTCTCGGCGAGCATGCTTATGGCCCGCCGCCTGGCCCGCACCACTGCCCACGGTCAGACGATCAGGATGCCGCGTCAGGAACAGACGACACTCGCGGCATGA
- a CDS encoding ankyrin repeat domain-containing protein: MSNFWTTPAHHAVEHEDAETLAQMLADGTDPDEVFSNMTLLTHAIDAEGDGSLQSGKPLTVHTTAVLLAFGADPELADPDGRTPMDVAEYYGHDLAMKLLRAHISGRAAGNR, encoded by the coding sequence GTGAGCAACTTCTGGACAACACCTGCGCATCACGCGGTCGAGCACGAGGATGCGGAAACCCTGGCCCAGATGCTGGCCGACGGCACCGATCCCGATGAGGTCTTCAGCAACATGACGCTGTTGACGCACGCGATCGATGCCGAGGGCGACGGCTCCCTGCAGAGCGGCAAACCGTTGACCGTGCACACCACTGCTGTGCTGCTGGCCTTCGGGGCTGACCCGGAGCTCGCCGACCCAGACGGTCGCACCCCCATGGACGTGGCCGAGTACTACGGCCACGACCTGGCGATGAAGCTACTGCGGGCCCACATCAGCGGCCGAGCCGCCGGTAACAGATGA
- a CDS encoding aldo/keto reductase gives MTLGREGLEVSRLGLGCMGMSGGYTGAGTDDPGSIATIHRAMELGVTYFDTAETYGPYTNEELLAKAFASHRNEVVIATKFGQINHLVPEKNGLPVLGLNGTPENVRRSVEGSLRRLNTDYIDLYYQHRIDPGTPIEDTVGTLSELIEEGKIRHYGLSEAAPATIRRAHAVHPMTAIQTEYSLWTRDPEAEVLPTLRELGIGFVPYSPLGRGFLTGTIRSLDQLDADDWRRSNSRFEGDNLEANIRIVEQVDDVAKQLGATPAQVALAWLLAQGDDIAPIPGTRRVANLEQNVVADELVLSTEQLKQLSEVVAPVGDRYADMSRINR, from the coding sequence ATCACCCTGGGACGCGAGGGGCTCGAGGTCTCTCGTCTGGGCCTCGGCTGCATGGGCATGTCCGGGGGCTACACCGGCGCCGGTACTGACGACCCCGGGTCGATCGCCACGATCCACCGCGCCATGGAGCTGGGCGTCACCTATTTCGACACCGCCGAGACCTACGGTCCGTACACGAACGAGGAGCTGCTCGCCAAGGCGTTCGCCAGCCACCGCAACGAGGTGGTCATCGCCACCAAGTTCGGTCAGATCAACCACCTCGTGCCCGAGAAGAATGGGTTGCCGGTCCTCGGGCTGAACGGCACCCCCGAGAACGTGCGGCGGTCGGTCGAGGGCTCGCTGCGACGCTTGAACACCGACTACATCGACCTCTACTACCAGCACCGGATAGACCCTGGGACGCCGATCGAGGACACGGTCGGGACGCTTTCCGAGCTGATCGAGGAAGGCAAGATCCGCCACTACGGTCTGTCGGAGGCGGCGCCCGCCACCATTCGGCGTGCGCACGCCGTGCACCCGATGACCGCCATCCAGACCGAGTACTCGCTGTGGACGCGCGACCCCGAGGCCGAAGTGCTCCCCACCCTGCGCGAGCTCGGCATCGGCTTCGTGCCCTACTCGCCGCTCGGCCGCGGCTTCCTCACCGGCACGATCCGCTCGCTCGACCAGCTCGACGCCGACGACTGGCGTCGGTCCAACTCGCGCTTCGAGGGGGACAACCTGGAGGCGAACATCCGGATCGTGGAGCAGGTGGACGACGTCGCCAAGCAGCTCGGCGCGACCCCCGCTCAGGTTGCGCTCGCGTGGCTGCTCGCGCAAGGCGACGACATCGCGCCCATTCCGGGCACGCGCCGGGTCGCCAACCTGGAGCAGAATGTGGTGGCGGACGAGCTGGTGCTCTCGACCGAGCAACTGAAGCAGCTGTCCGAGGTGGTGGCACCGGTCGGCGACCGGTACGCCGACATGAGCCGCATCAACCGATAG
- a CDS encoding endonuclease/exonuclease/phosphatase family protein, translating into MRRTTRTGALLALLLTFLTLSIASSAQAGDVLTEKSAGRKYALQSKAASDNAGKPVCVSAEINDAGNQSGKLRARTNCSDPSSLGSWETFTLHTDDKGSHAALRSEANGLYVSAEFHDADSHFGMLRARQTDAIGNWERFELVDLKDGWYALQYNFTEGGTSQDYYVSAEVNSTGGDEGLLRARMTTTPGSWERFKLVPIPASSQPPTAASTPTRNIHALTWNTCSNNGDCPMYDYSADEFAYAVTQRAVAAQADVIFLEEFCEKLAKPLEQKLEATLDGGADTWDVRFAPIQYKVGTSHWAQKSCGANRGAYGVAIAVPAENTWYKAVELESPADTERRTALCAAVPTWAVMACTAHFSTGGSGYDDPKRYTQQAQATYLAQQVAQYSGYRPVFGGDLNATPTVTPDGSSEPVLQPLYNAYKECDQPANRPTKGSSKLDYLFGSTSATWSGCTIGSNTANPSDHQPLWGTVTLPAH; encoded by the coding sequence TTGCGAAGAACAACGCGTACGGGAGCCCTGCTCGCGCTCCTGCTGACGTTCCTCACGCTGTCCATAGCGTCGTCGGCGCAGGCGGGCGACGTCCTGACCGAGAAGTCGGCGGGGCGTAAGTACGCGCTCCAGTCGAAGGCGGCCAGCGACAACGCCGGCAAGCCGGTGTGCGTCTCGGCGGAGATCAACGACGCCGGCAACCAGTCCGGCAAGCTCCGCGCGCGAACGAACTGCAGCGACCCGAGCAGCCTCGGGTCGTGGGAGACCTTCACGCTGCACACCGACGACAAGGGCTCGCACGCCGCCTTGCGTTCCGAAGCCAACGGCCTCTATGTGTCCGCCGAGTTCCACGACGCGGACTCCCATTTCGGCATGCTCCGGGCCCGGCAGACCGACGCCATCGGCAATTGGGAGCGGTTTGAGCTGGTCGACTTGAAGGACGGCTGGTACGCGCTGCAGTACAACTTCACCGAGGGCGGCACGTCCCAGGACTACTACGTCTCCGCCGAGGTCAACAGCACCGGCGGCGACGAGGGACTGCTGCGGGCCCGTATGACCACGACGCCGGGCTCCTGGGAGCGTTTCAAGCTCGTTCCGATCCCCGCCTCGTCGCAGCCACCGACCGCCGCGTCCACGCCGACGCGCAATATCCACGCGCTGACCTGGAACACCTGCAGCAACAACGGCGACTGCCCGATGTACGACTACTCGGCCGACGAGTTCGCCTACGCCGTCACGCAGCGGGCCGTCGCCGCGCAGGCTGACGTGATCTTCCTCGAGGAGTTCTGCGAGAAGCTGGCCAAGCCGCTGGAGCAGAAGCTGGAAGCCACCCTCGACGGCGGGGCGGACACCTGGGACGTCCGGTTCGCCCCGATCCAGTACAAGGTCGGCACCAGCCACTGGGCCCAGAAGTCGTGCGGCGCGAATCGCGGGGCCTACGGCGTCGCCATCGCCGTGCCCGCCGAGAACACCTGGTACAAGGCAGTGGAGCTGGAGTCCCCGGCGGACACGGAGCGCCGCACCGCCCTGTGCGCCGCTGTTCCGACCTGGGCCGTCATGGCCTGCACGGCCCATTTCAGCACCGGCGGCTCCGGCTACGACGACCCGAAGCGGTATACGCAGCAGGCCCAAGCAACCTACCTGGCGCAGCAGGTCGCTCAGTACAGCGGTTACCGGCCCGTCTTCGGCGGCGATCTGAACGCCACCCCGACCGTGACGCCGGACGGGAGCAGCGAGCCGGTCCTCCAGCCGCTGTACAACGCGTACAAGGAGTGCGATCAGCCTGCCAACAGGCCCACCAAGGGAAGCTCGAAGCTGGACTACCTCTTCGGCTCGACCTCCGCGACCTGGTCCGGCTGCACCATCGGCTCGAACACCGCCAACCCCTCGGACCACCAGCCCCTCTGGGGCACGGTGACTTTGCCCGCGCATTGA
- a CDS encoding IS5 family transposase yields MITERTGLPLSVGISGANTHDSQALIPLVQGIPPIRSRRGRRRRRPDKLHADKGYDYAHLRRWLSSRGIRHRIARKGIETSQRLGRHRWTVERTMSWLAGCRRLHRRYERKADHFLAFTSIACTLICYRRLTNEMTSKQPRHQAPHRPQRS; encoded by the coding sequence TTGATCACGGAACGGACCGGCCTGCCCCTGTCCGTCGGCATCTCGGGCGCCAACACGCACGACAGCCAGGCGCTGATTCCCCTGGTACAGGGCATCCCTCCGATCCGCTCCCGCCGGGGACGCCGACGCCGCAGGCCCGACAAACTTCACGCCGACAAGGGCTACGACTACGCCCACCTGCGGCGATGGTTATCCAGCCGAGGCATCCGGCATCGCATCGCCCGCAAGGGCATCGAGACCTCACAACGACTTGGCCGCCACCGCTGGACCGTCGAACGCACCATGTCCTGGCTCGCCGGATGCCGCCGACTCCACCGCCGCTACGAACGCAAAGCCGACCACTTCCTAGCCTTCACCAGCATCGCCTGCACCCTCATCTGCTACCGCAGACTCACCAATGAGATGACGTCTAAGCAGCCGCGGCATCAGGCACCGCATCGCCCGCAAAGGAGTTGA
- a CDS encoding IS607 family transposase, which produces MNLTEWARAQGISPHTAYRWFRNGTLPVPAERVGPRTILVNVEANTAPEAVGGIGLYARVSSHDQKADLERQVARLSEWAAKAGHRVVRVESEIASGMSGARSKARRLLADPDVTTVVVEHKDRLGRMNVELVEAALSAHGRRLVVLTDGEVEDDLVRDMVEVLTSFCARLYGRRSAKNRACKALEAAKRG; this is translated from the coding sequence ATGAACCTTACGGAGTGGGCGCGAGCGCAGGGGATCAGTCCCCATACCGCTTACCGCTGGTTCCGTAACGGCACTTTGCCGGTGCCTGCTGAACGTGTCGGGCCGCGCACGATCCTGGTGAACGTCGAGGCCAACACCGCACCCGAGGCGGTTGGCGGGATCGGCCTGTACGCCCGCGTCTCCTCCCACGATCAGAAGGCGGATCTGGAGCGTCAGGTTGCTCGGCTGTCGGAGTGGGCGGCGAAGGCCGGTCACCGGGTGGTGCGCGTGGAGTCCGAGATCGCCTCGGGCATGAGCGGTGCCCGTTCCAAGGCCCGCCGCCTGCTGGCCGACCCGGACGTGACCACGGTTGTCGTGGAACACAAGGACCGACTGGGCCGCATGAACGTCGAACTCGTCGAGGCCGCACTGTCCGCCCACGGCCGCCGCTTGGTGGTCCTGACCGACGGTGAAGTTGAAGACGACCTCGTGCGGGACATGGTGGAGGTCCTGACCTCGTTCTGTGCCCGCCTGTACGGGCGCAGGTCGGCGAAGAACAGGGCGTGCAAGGCGCTGGAAGCCGCCAAGCGTGGCTGA